A window of Ascochyta rabiei chromosome 6, complete sequence genomic DNA:
ACGGTCTGGAGAGGGAATGGGAAGATCGTGTAGGTTCATCATTGGGGTTGGATCAGATTCATCATCAGAAGAAGATATGATTTGAAAATAGTTGGCTATGTACATGAGTAGCCCAGCAGCGAAAGCATGGAGCTAGCGTTATGATGAAATATTTCCAAGAGAAGTTAAACGTTGGGAGCGTGCCGTCTGCGGGCTGCTCTACCTGGACAGTGTGAACAGCGACCAGCACGTTTCACACCGTGTGCGAAATCATGTCAAAGGCCAACGGAGGCGTTGGCGGCGCTGTTCAGCACTTTCGACATGCCCTCCTATACGGACAGCACGTGCATGTGCTCCTGATCCGGTGTTGCCGGAACATAGAAGGGATTGAAGGCGGTTGTTTTGCCTTTGTGCGCGGCCATCTGCAGGCCGATTCCACGCATACGCTCTGCACCTCGTCCAGGAGGCGGCGGGCGCTTCTCTTTGGTGCTCTTGCGATGTTGCTTCCTGTACAGCTGTTCCCTACGTCGTTGCCTTTTCTTTTCCAGACCCACCTGGATGTCGATGGCACGACGAACTGGCATGTCGTTTGTGCTCGTCTCTTCTTCGTCGTACTCGAGAGGGTTGTGGTGGGCGGTGATGGGCGTGCGGGGCAGGGACGCCGACACTGTCAAAGCTGGTCGCTCGCCGATACCACCAAACTTGATCGACATTGCAGAGCGCTGTCGTGATGCCAGAACGTTGGCAGTGCCGTGACGAGACGGAGGTGGCGAATGAAGGCGAACTGGCGCAGGGGAGCGTGCGCGTACTGGTGATTTGCCAAACAGCGCACGCGGAGGTGGTGGGGAGCGATGTACAGCCTTTTTGCTCGACGGAGGTGGAGAACGGTGATTGAGCCTCTTAGTGGGTGGGGGCGGAGATCGATGAACCGCACGTTTAGCGGGAGGTGGGGAGCGATGGACTGCACGCTTGGCAGGCGGAGGGGATCGGTGCACAGCGCGCTTGGCTGGTGGAGGTGAACGGAATCGTTTCGGTGAGTTTGCTGGAGGAGAGCGCTGCTTTAGAGTGTCCCTGCGACGTCCACGTGGTGCACCGTCGATGAGGTCCATTCGTCCGTGCATCATGAAGTAATTGTCGCTTTCGGAAGGGTTCTCAATGTCGTCCACCTCGTCCTCCTCGTCTTCATCAACCAGCTCAGGATCAGAAGCTGGGAAGCTGGGGTCAATGTCCTGGGGTGCCGGCTTGTGCTTGGCTGCGCGGCGACGTTCCAGATTCGATATGTAAGCCTCCTCTGCTGGTCGATCCTCATCGAGGGTTCCGCAAACGAAGTCGGTGCTGTCGGGAAGCTCTGGGCTTGGTATGCGGATGTTCACCGGCTTTGATTTTTTGCGCCTGACCGATGGGCCTGACGGACCCTCTGCACGCTGACCGTCCTCTCGCTCAAACATTTTGAGTCCGTTTTTCCGGCTCTCGAGAGAACCAATCGACGACTCGGAAACAGTGCGGTGGTTTTTGGGTCGAAGATTACCAATATGATCGACGGACGTGGCTGCAGTCGAAGCTCCTGGGGCCCACCAGTTGTAATCAGATCCTACGTCGCTCTCGTCGTCCGAGACTGCGAAACCTTCTTCGTCGTCTGTTTGGAAGCCTTCATCGGTAGCATCGCTGTACGCGTCGCTGTTATTCTCGTCGTCGgcgtcatcgtcatcatcgtcatcatcatcatcatcatcgtcgtcgtcgtcgtcgtcatcttCATCATCTGCTGCATCATCCTCATCGTCCTCATCGTCTTCCAGGGCCTCTTCTTCGACCTCTTCTACTAGTTGACGGAGGTTGTTTTCCACTCTGAGCGTGTCGCCAATGGTAAGTCGATTTCGGTGGCATGTGACCTCTTGCGTCCATTCTTCGACCTCTTCCTCTGAGCTTGCGAACTCGTGGAAACGGTAGGCTTCTGTGTGGGCGAGGTCCGCGTTCTGGCTCAAGCGACGGGTTCGGTCGACGATGGATACCTTGCGGACACTGATGGGAGAATTGTTGCGAACGGTCGAGTCCGAGTCACGGTGGGCTCTTGGGGATGGCTTCGGTGACGAAGGTATCCCACGTGCCACTGGCGCTGGGCTTGCCGCACGGCGCTGGGCCTTGGGTCTCGAGGGAGCCTCTGTAGAGACTTTGGTGGGGCAGGCGAACTTGATGGTGCAAGCACGCTTGGGCGGTTCTTGTGTGGGCGGGGGTGTCGCTGGCTTCACGGGTGCCTCCACtggcttcttctcttctttgtTGCCGCCGCAAGCAAACATGATGCGCCTCTTCCTGCCCAAGGTTGCCTCGACTCCCTGCTCACCAACGGATGGTGCCGTCTTGGGTGGTGCAGCGGTATCGTGTTCCTGGCCAACAAAGGTAATACGCTGCTCGGAGGGCTTCTTTGTAAAGGGCGGCAGCATGGTGTGGATCATGGTGGAGGGTAGTGGTGGGCTCGGGGTGCACGTCCTTGTGCCTGGACTTGTCAAGCCTCCGTCACTCGTCAGATCAGTGGTCGAAATGGTGCTGTTGCTCCACGTGGAGATGCACGACATGCCGCGAGGCGGATCCCTGTCGGAGTGGTCGTCGACAGGCGAGCTCGTGTTCGAGGCGGATTTCAAGGCGGTGGTCAAGAGAGAAGTTTTGCGGTCTATGGCTGGTTTCGAAATCTTGGTGAAGGATGATGTCGACGAGGGCTGAATCTTCAGCGGTGCCGGTCGTGGAGTGCGCCCTTGTTCAGGAGGCTCATCGACGTCGGCCGGTACTTCCTCTTCTGCAGACATTGTGGGTGGCGTTGTGGTGAGGGTAGTGGGTATTATGCTCGTGCCCGCTGCACCTGTTCTCCCAATGTGATGGTGCTCGTTCGCCATGTTTGCTGGTTGGTGGTGGGGCagttgtgtgtgtgtgtgtgtgtgtgtatagTGCCGAGATGTGTCGCCGTGGGACGTCTACGGTGTGGCGCAGACGTCGATGGCAAGCGCGGTGTCAGATGGGTAGCGGAAGAGCGGAGAGTGGAGACAGAGCCGGGATGGTGGCAAGGAAGCGCGAGTTGGTGGTGGTATTACTGAGTATATTGATAGTAGTGGTGGTAGTAGTGGTGGTagtagtggtggtggtggtagcggtggtggtgaggtGGGGCCCCAGAGGACGTGTTGCTATAATATGGAGAACATGGTGCAAGTGCGTGCAGTAAAGGTCGGACCGAAGTAAGATGAATGGCGTGGCAGAGCTGTCAGATTGTAGCAGCCGCACGTGGGGAGGGATGCCCTGCGAAGATGATGTACGATGGTAGGATCTTCAGACACGCTGTGGCAACGgcgggcaggcgggcaggcgAGCAGGCGCGCAGGCGCGCAGGCGCGCAAGAGGGCTCCAGGAGGGCTGGCCGTGATCCTATAGGCGGAGGCGCTGGGGGTGCTGAGCAAGCGTGGGGCGGAGTGCTATGCAAGCTTTCGCGATGCcaagcagagcagagcagagccgagcagtgctgtgctgtgctgtgcagCGCAGAACAGAGCAGTGCAGAGCGTTCAACACAACcggagatggagatggagaaGGGAGGAGAGGAATTTCATTTCATGTGCGGTGGCCGTGTTGGCGTGCTGGGGAAAAGCGCTAGGCCGGCTCCTGTTCTGTCTGTGGCCTGGTGCAGCAGCCAATGCAACGCTGGGCTTTTGCAGATTTCGACTTTGGCACTCTGGCACCGTTGGCCGCTCCATGTCAAAGTCGCACAACCAGGTCCAAACTCGGCGAGCACCTCTTGTCCGCTGGCTTGCGCGAATTACGGCGCCCGCTGACAGGCTCCTTCCGACATCCGTCTCACCTTGACACCTGCACGCTGCCTGCCTGCCCGACCCCTTCGGCCTGTTCGACGCCTTCGACCTGCTTGCCCGCCTCGACCTGCTCGGCCGGCTCTTTGTTGCCATCGTCGACCTCGGTCTTCGTCGCTTGCACAGAATCACGTCCAGAAGCAGGTTTTCCCTCTTCCACCAGCTCCCGGCGCTTGTCCACGGCTACGTACCCAACCTGGTGCGCAGTGGCTCATGCATCGATCCAAACGAGACCCTGATCCACCGCATGCCGCCCACTGAATCCTCTGACCCTTCCCTCCAGCCGCTGCACCCTCCGAGCTGCATACAGAGTACGAGCATGTCCTCCGCGCTAGCCAAGCTCCTTGACTGCACACGCCCACTCGACTCCACCGCAGCCCCCATGCATCGCTCAGCATCAGCCTCGTAATACCTCGAGTGCACGCACGCATGCAATGCATCGCTGATGCTCGTCTTTGATACGCGAGCTTGGACCCTTTCCACCCTTTCCACCCTTTCCACCCTTTCAACCCCTTCAACTCTCCTGTCCTGGCTCGCCCCTCCTCGACGTTTGAGCCTCACCTCTTCTTACTCCCTCAACAgcatctccatctccatctccatccGCTGTCTACACAGCGCTACACCGCCCTTCACCGCTCTTCTCACCTCACCATCCTCACCCTCGGTCACTTGATGCATCCGCCATTCTGGCACAGCTCGCTAGTTGCGGCTTTCCCGTTTCATCCACACATGCTTCGCCGCGCCACATCGCGTGCAGGAACAGGCTCCGTCTTCGCTGCATCTCGTTGGCTGATAGGTGACATGTGTCGAATCCGTGACTGTGCAGTGCCACGACTGAACACCGGGTCAACGGTCGACCTTCCATAGAATCCATCTCGAAGCGGGGTATCTGTTCATCTGACCGCGACCGCTCTAGCCACCAACAGAACCCGGATGCTGCGCCAGGCCTACATACCACAGCCAGGCTATGACTGACGTGCTACCATGCACTTGCTGGTCACCATCCAACCTGTCTGTATGACGTCGCTTCCAGTGGGAGATGCCATCCATCCAACGCCAGATCGTCCAGCAATCGCTACCTCACGTCTCCTGACAGACACTTTACTCGCCCCCCACGCTTCGTCAAAGCTCAAACCACAGGCATGAAACCTCGCTTCACTTGGCAGGGTCTGTCCAATTACCCGGATAGGCAGTGCGTCAAACTTGGTTTTTCAACACACTCAGATCATGCCTGGTTCGAGCAGTACGAACATCCATGGCTCGAGCTTTTGCACGCAGCATCAACACAGCTCCGCAGCTATGTATCTACGTCCCTGAAACTCATCGCCTGTGCCCCATCTTGACACCCTGACGTTACAGTTACACGACCCTACCACCGTCCTTTGATTCCTGCACACCAACCACCGAGCCACTCCACCACCACACAAACAACCCCCGTCACGACCTCGCATCACACAACCACAGCCAAGCAttccctccctccctccctcccctCCAAGCCCCGCTGCACAACCGTTTCGCCTTGCACAACCTGCAGTCGTCGCTGTAGGTACCGCGCTTCGCTCCGTGCCAACCAAGCATCCCACGCATCGCCGCAAGCCCGCCTCGTACGCGCAGCCAAGACGCTGCCCAGACGCTGGGCACGCTAGCTCCGCGTAGGAACGCGTCTGCGCGCGTCGTTGCCGGCTTGGACTTGACTCGTGAGTGAGGGAGAATTTCATGGACTTTGGTGGCCGGGGGACTTTGGTGAAATGGCACGTGCAGCACGGCACGGCACGGCACGGTCTTtgggatggatggatggatggatggatggctAGATAGATCTCGCATCTACATTTCCCCCAAGCTTACCTACTTCGCAGCCACGCCACACAACCCTTGTCAACAAACCCATCACAGCTGTGGCGTATAGTGCTTCATGGTGGGAAACCCCTTCAAGGCTTGTCAGCCAACTCCCCTTCTAATGCCATGCTTCCAGCCAACGCCATACCCCTTGTTCTAGCGCCTACGGATGCATATATGCATCAGTGCTGCAACCCATTGAACTGGCTTGGTATCCTAAACGGCCTCGCTTCTTGGTCCTTGTTGCCCAGCCTCTCTTTGCAGACGGGCAACTCCCTCCGCCACCCATCCTTTACAAACTGCAGCGTCCGCTCAAAGACAAGCTGCCGCTCCTTGCGCTCGTGCTTCCCGACCGCTATGTCTGGGAACTGTGTCCAGCCGTGTCGGCAGCCTGGAGCGTGCCACACTTCGAGGCCTCCGTTTGTGTCCACCTTCGGATACGGTCGGCCCCCGTCGATGCCATCCCAGTCTCCTTGCCGCCCGTCGCCGAAGCGCACATGTCCGTGCCAGCCGCTGCAGTTCATCTTGTCTACCCAGACGTCGCTCTGCACGGCGAGACTGTCTTTCTCCGGTAGGACGAGGAATATGGCGGCGTTCTTCTGCACGTTCTCGGGGTCGACCAGGCCGGGACTGGCGCGTGGGTGAGGGCGTAGCTTCTTGGGGAGGTACGTGGGTCCCATGATCGAGAAGAGGCCAGGCATCCGCGGCTTCTCGGGCTTCTTGTCTTCGCCTTTCAGCGCGTTTGGTAGGTTCTTCATGGGTCGCTCGTGCGGTAAGAGACGGGCGTCCAGtgaagggtagaatagcaGCAGGGGCATGAACCTAGGTCGCGCTTTGGGAGGCGGCAGCATCGTTGGCCATGGCTCTAGTGGGTTGTCCAGTATTGTCGGTGCGCGATTCCGCGGCAGAAAAGGGGACATCGTCGCGCCGACAGAGGGTCCTTGTGAAATCGAGTTGGAACGCTCGTTGGGGGGCTGCAGGATGTCCATGCATGGTGGAGCAGACACAGCCATGTTCAGAGCGATGTTCCCACCCGCTGAGAAGCCTGAGATACATAGCCGTTCTGGATCCAGGGTAATGTTTGTGACGTGCTCCATGTGAGGCAGCAGAtgcgccttcttcttgctcttcttgtGCTTGGCAAGCGTGTTTGTGCGCATAATGGCATAATATCGTTGAATCTCTGTCCTGAGGTATCTGCCAGCATCGGTGATGCTGTCTGTGTCTAGGATGGCGGACAGTACATCTTCCCCGTCGTGTATCGCAGCTGGGAATTGGTGAAAAGGCCCAATGCGGTAGGACACAGATATGACGACCGCCCCAAGCTCACGCGACATCATGGAGGCATATGGTGCCTGTTCGAGCGGGCTGCCCATGACGAAGCCTCCTCCATGGAAGTCTAGCACGACTGGGACTCTCCATTCCCCTGTCTCTGCTCGCCGCCGGTCCTCGTTCTCCTCCGGGTCCACTGGCGCGGGCGGTACGAAGACATAGAGTGTGATGACGTTGCCTTTTCGACTCGGCAGGTTGATCAGGAAGGGATGCGGTCCCTTGGGCGAGGTTACGTGGAGGATCGATAGGGGTACGAATCGAGGTATTTGGACGAGCGCCGTCCGCCATGCGATGGACAGGGGCAGGCCGAAGAAGTAGCGCAACGTGTGCAGGTACCCACTCATTTTCGCGGAGTGGCGAGAGGACGATGACTGACGCGCATGGTGTTCAGGTGGTGTGGTGGCCCATGTGGGCGTTGGCTGAGCGTTGGGTGGCCGCAGCTTCTAAATGTTCGAGGTCGCGCGGGTGCCATGTTTGGAGACTGCTGGGACAACAGGGATGTGACGTCAGCCTGGGAACGCGTTTGTTTTACAGTCCGTCGCATTGTTAGACTGCAAGTCCGGGGATGGACGGATAGCAAAGTCGGGTTCGTTGATTCTCTGGCGTCAGACTCAACACACTAAAACACGAAGCTTCGAGCCAAGCATGAAATGGTGCTCGAGGTTCCGGGTACCGGCCTTTCCTCCCGTCCTCCTCGCAAGCATCAACCAGTCCTGCCTAGTGACATATCGTCCGGACTGTTTTCGAGCTCTCCAGTGGTTGTGTTGGCCGTCTTTAGAGAGGATCTCAACTTTTTCCTTGTTCGCAGGACGGGTGTAAGTAGAAAACCGCAGTGGGGAATTGGGGCCCCAGGCTAATAGCAAAAGTTGAGCGTGGAGCTGCCATGAACTTCTGAGAGATGAGAGCGCACGCTTGCTCTTCATACTGGATAATCTCACGGTCTGAGACCTCGACTGTCACCCTCTGCTGTCAAATGTCGGACTTGGTGGATGTAAGAAATGGAAGCGGCCTTACGCCCAGTTGACTGAGACTGCTTGCCTACACGAATGTAGCGCAAGTTCCCTTGGAGGCTGATTGCTTCCTGCTTACTGCATCGAGGCGCCCTGCAGGTGGAGACAGCTCATCAAGTGCAACAGCCCGCATCTTTCTGCCACTCACTTTCAACACCAGATTCGAGCTGAGCATGCTCAGAGTAGCCCGCCCATCAAGTGCTCAACTTAGCTTACAGTCCCATTTCTTGCACCGATCGTTCGCGACAATGACATCCTCGCATCCTGTAATCTTGTGCGGCAAGAGCGAGGCAATTGGTGCTGTGGTCATCGAAAACCTGAAGCCAGAGTTTGAAGGTAAGGCCACCCACCCTTCCATACCGTCTGCCTCCAGATCATAACGGGGCGTCAGTCATCCAATTTATCCAAAACGTCGACGCCGGCAAAATACAGATCCCCACTCTTCTCCGAGGCGAGAAGCCGGAATCATCAGGCTCCAGTCTCGGCTCTAAAAACTACGCAAGGGCACCTGTTGCCATCTTTCTGGGCGCAGCTTTTGATGATCGAGACATTCAAGAGCTGCGCAAAGCCGCGGAAAGCACGACGAAAGTCCCCTGGTTGAGACCTGACACAACGAAACCTGCTCCACCGCCCGGCCCAGAGTATGGAAAGGCAATGGTAGCCAGGATCAAGGAAACCGTAAAGGGTTTGGAGGGGAGAACAGAATTGAAAGGTAATGGAGACGTGGTATGGTTTTGAACTGGACGACCAGCGGCTGTGTTGGTGGAGATTGGTTTCTCAAGGCTACTAGGTATGTGTCTGTCCAGGACATGCAGTGCTTGCATTTGCTTGTTTGATGCTGAACTGCCATCGATTTTCGTTTCACCTCTACGATATCAGACTCAGACCAGTCTGTATGCGCCACTTTATCGCGTACATCACTAATGCTATGCGCAACTGCGCCAGTAAAACTTGTTTACTCGAACTCCTCCAACCCAGATCCACAGAACGTCAAGATTTCTGCTTTCTTTACTTGGTGACTGCCTCGACTATTGAAACAGTAACACATCAAGGAACTGGATGCCAGCAACGATGCGCGTAGTTGAGTGCAATAACCTCAGAGACCATCGTGGACTTAAAGGCCTTGCCAATGTTTGTCCTTCTGTCGATCATGACCAATAGTCAGGTCTCTTATCGAGAATGTTCTAATGTAGCATGACAGAGGAGTGTTTGTGGCATGGAGGAGGGTAACGAGATCATAGATTCTAGTTCGACGGTGGTATGGTTGGGTTCGCTTTGTCTT
This region includes:
- a CDS encoding RNA helicase; this translates as MSGYLHTLRYFFGLPLSIAWRTALVQIPRFVPLSILHVTSPKGPHPFLINLPSRKGNVITLYVFVPPAPVDPEENEDRRRAETGEWRVPVVLDFHGGGFVMGSPLEQAPYASMMSRELGAVVISVSYRIGPFHQFPAAIHDGEDVLSAILDTDSITDAGRYLRTEIQRYYAIMRTNTLAKHKKSKKKAHLLPHMEHVTNITLDPERLCISGFSAGGNIALNMAVSAPPCMDILQPPNERSNSISQGPSVGATMSPFLPRNRAPTILDNPLEPWPTMLPPPKARPRFMPLLLFYPSLDARLLPHERPMKNLPNALKGEDKKPEKPRMPGLFSIMGPTYLPKKLRPHPRASPGLVDPENVQKNAAIFLVLPEKDSLAVQSDVWVDKMNCSGWHGHVRFGDGRQGDWDGIDGGRPYPKVDTNGGLEVWHAPGCRHGWTQFPDIAVGKHERKERQLVFERTLQFVKDGWRRELPVCKERLGNKDQEARPFRIPSQFNGLQH